One Corynebacterium aurimucosum genomic window, GTCACGACTACTTTCCGGTCGAAGTGGCGCATTCACGCCTTACGGTTGGGCGTTTGAACTGGGTGTTTAGCGCTCCGGTTGCGGGGCACTTCAGGCCGGTTTAGGGTGTGAGCCATGAAGTTGGGGGACTTACTCGGGGCACTCGCTCGCGGCATGCACGTCGTGTCCTTGTGCGCAGGCCACACGCGCGAGGAGATGCTCGCGCTGGGGGGCGACGCCACGCATGGCGCGGCAGCTCGAAGGACTTCACCGCGTTTATTTTGGCCAGACTGCTTTCACTGCCAAGCAGCGCCGTGCGCGGGAGACGGACCATGCGCTGGATACGCTGCTGCAGATTGAGCGTCATGTGGCACGCGTCAAAAACTCACGCCAAGCTTGGGATCTGCGAGTGGAATTGTGCTCGACCCCCGAGGGCGAGATTGCGCGCGTGGCGAAGCTAAGACTCTCGGAACTTAAACCCGAGCCTAGCCCCGGCGTCCGCGTGCGACGCAGTGCGGGAGGCATGCACAAACTCATCATCACGGACCGTCCGCGCGCGATTGCCAATCTGGTGGGCACACTTAAGGCCACCTCCGACGACCTGCTGAAGGCCGTCCACGAAGTCTTTTCCGGCGGCGGCGCACCGAAGCCAGCCTTGCATGCGCACGTGATTGTGCGACTAGAGCAGCTGGACAAGATTGTGCGCGGTGAGGGCGACGATATTATTCTGCAAGCAACTGACGGCGGCACCATGACCGGCGCT contains:
- a CDS encoding HNH endonuclease signature motif containing protein, coding for MARQLEGLHRVYFGQTAFTAKQRRARETDHALDTLLQIERHVARVKNSRQAWDLRVELCSTPEGEIARVAKLRLSELKPEPSPGVRVRRSAGGMHKLIITDRPRAIANLVGTLKATSDDLLKAVHEVFSGGGAPKPALHAHVIVRLEQLDKIVRGEGDDIILQATDGGTMTGAEFLRTQFAERGFVSLFHPVEGPVNLYYGSRFANDKQRLLLSAEHPTCAWLGCTRPAAECQMHHIRRWQDGGPTNLDNLVPLCKYHNAINDDDPARPTYRGRIDRVEGRMAWLPPDGAPPIPIPSPVWD